The Raphanus sativus cultivar WK10039 unplaced genomic scaffold, ASM80110v3 Scaffold1642, whole genome shotgun sequence genome contains a region encoding:
- the LOC108821431 gene encoding protein ALP1-like: MASSSHYHYHKDNGDDFDDMFDDFEEDFDQIPEPKERKRRIFIERNREEGHEKLWNDYFSDTPTYSHNLFRRRFRMNKSLFLSIVHRLSTEVAYFRPTEDAVGRKSLSPLQKCTAAIRQLAYGGGADAIDEYVRLAETTARKCLHYFAAGIIHLFGDHYLRRPTPEDLQRLLHFNEERGFPGMIGSIDCMHWEWKNCPKEWKGMYSRGTNKPTIVLEAVASYDLWIWHAFFGAPGTMNDLNILDRSPVFDDIIEGIAPEVNFHVNGREYNLAYYLTDGIYPKWATFIQSIRLPQTLKHSLFAQKQESVRKDVERAFGVLQARFAVVKNPSKLWDKNKISNIMKACLILHNMIVEDEQDARTVEEFQDDDFTFTVKKSTRQPQSNARRKEVQDQQIHQQLKEDLIENIWDKFGHQANFI, translated from the coding sequence atggcttcttcttctcattaCCATTACCACAAAGATAATGGTGACGATTTTGATGACATGTTTGATGATTTTGAGGAAGACTTTGATCAAATTCCAgaaccaaaagagagaaaaaggcGTATTTTTATCGAGAGAAACCGAGAAGAAGGCCACGAGAAGCTTTGGAATGACTACTTTAGCGATACTCCAACTTACTCTCACAATTTATTCCGGCGCCGGTTTCGAATGAACAAATCATTGTTCTTGAGTATTGTCCATCGTCTCTCGACAGAAGTAGCGTATTTTCGACCAACAGAAGATGCAGTGGGACGAAAGAGTCTTTCTCCGCTCCAGAAATGTACTGCGGCAATTCGTCAACTGGCGTATGGTGGTGGAGCTGATGCAATTGATGAATATGTACGACTAGCTGAAACAACAGCTAGGAAATGCTTGCATTATTTTGCCGCCGGAATAATCCACTTGTTTGGCGATCATTATCTTAGACGTCCCACACCGGAAGATCTTCAAAGACTACTCCATTTTAATGAAGAACGGGGGTTTCCCGGGATGATTGGAAGtatcgactgtatgcattgggagtggaagaatTGCCCAAAAGAATGGAAAGGAATGTATTCACGGGGAACCAATAAACCAACTATTGTGTTGGAGGCGGTTGCTTCATATGATCTCTGGATATGGCACGCCTTTTTCGGAGCTCCAGGTACTATGAACGATCTTAATATTCTTGATAGatcacctgtttttgatgacattatTGAGGGCATAGCTCCGGAAGTAAACTTTCATGTCAACGGGAGGGAGTACAATTTGGCTTACTATCTCACGGATGGTATTTATCCAAAATGGGCGACTTTTATTCAATCAATCCGTCTACCACAAACTCTGAAACATTCTTTATTTGCTCAAAAACAAGAATCCGTTCGAAAAGATGTTGAGCGTGCCTTTGGGGTCTTGCAAGCTAGGTTCGCCGTGGTTAAAAATCCTTCTAAGTTATgggataaaaataaaatttcaaatattatgaAAGCATGTCTCATACTCCATAATATGATTGTCGAAGATGAACAAGATGCACGCACTGTTGAGGAATTTCAAGATGACGATTTTACATTTACCGTTAAAAAATCTACAAGACAGCCCCAATCAAATGCTCGTCGAAAAGAAGTTCAAGATCAACAAATCCATCAACAattaaaagaagatttgattgaaaatatatgggaCAAATTTGGACATCAAgcaaattttatataa